From the Halorhabdus utahensis DSM 12940 genome, one window contains:
- a CDS encoding sodium:proton antiporter: MIETLLSASGGATSGGEPQIILAVVLGLLFALGTFLILRRDVVRVVWGVSIISQAANVYLVTMGGLRGSVPIVSHGGGGHGTPTDPLVQALVLTAIVIGFGTTAFALVLTLRVYEEHGTIDLSEVSE; encoded by the coding sequence ATGATCGAGACACTGCTTTCAGCATCCGGCGGGGCGACGAGCGGTGGCGAGCCACAGATCATTCTGGCCGTCGTGCTCGGCCTCCTGTTCGCGCTGGGGACGTTCCTGATCCTCCGGCGCGACGTCGTCCGGGTCGTCTGGGGCGTCTCGATCATCAGCCAGGCGGCGAACGTCTACCTGGTGACGATGGGCGGCCTCCGTGGCAGCGTCCCGATCGTGAGCCACGGCGGTGGCGGTCACGGAACGCCGACGGACCCGCTGGTCCAGGCCCTCGTCCTGACGGCGATCGTCATCGGCTTCGGGACGACCGCCTTCGCGCTCGTGTTGACGCTCAGAGTCTATGAGGAACATGGGACGATCGATCTCTCGGAGGTGAGTGAATAA
- the mbhE gene encoding hydrogen gas-evolving membrane-bound hydrogenase subunit E, whose translation MQSPSQSVLLVVLALPFLAAAVAPLVYRLVGERVAYFGAAVAALAFGLIGTQYGAEGVVSIPWIPSLDVSLALYVDGLSLLLGFVVSGIGILIFTYSGGYMHDEPGKAKFYTTLLVFMGAMLGVAFAADLLALFVFWELTSVSSFILIGHYQDDPDSQYAARKAMIITVAGGLFLLIAFLLLHTVSADVMGTATFRLAGEGSMIENAGAMRERLRSAGLFVPVLALLAVGAAAKSAQVPLHIWLPNAMEAPTPVSAFLHSATMVKAGVYLIGRFRPLLGSTEWELLFAGLGLLTMTVGAMLAIKADDIKELLAYSTASHLGLIVAGFGIQYKYGAETGAFHILNHALFKAALFLVAGIVAHEAGSRLLSELGGLWRDLPITAAVAVVAALGMAGLPPFNGFYSKELLFEATFHAAEHAGGLWWLLPVVAVFGSIFTFLYSIKFLSLFFGDRPDALEHVHSPPLPMLAPPVILATLAGVIGLGGIGGTLGMHFDPLEDFVERVIVAAGVEDPHFGYYLPTSLTPAAGMSAVTIGVGVVAYPYYDRLAAVVDRLASIKPLSPNWYYDGLVGWLDQTTVVTERIHTGRIRTYASWLMLGVAALAVGGYVAAGIVLPALSSITLAAPIVIVLGVAVVAALAVTIAPSHVAGVLTLSILGFMVAIFYILANAPDLALTQLVIETLVLVLFLLVLNKLPAFYGDLKRRQIVTDTIISGVVGVTVFLTVLVSTAATPGKPIYTYFLERGGVPTEHGQWLLEWGGGSNIVNVILVDFRAFDTMGEISVVAMAALSIITMIAMRQRGETQ comes from the coding sequence GTGCAATCACCGAGTCAGAGCGTCCTCCTCGTCGTGCTGGCGTTGCCGTTTCTGGCCGCAGCGGTCGCGCCGCTGGTCTATCGCCTGGTTGGCGAGCGCGTCGCCTACTTCGGAGCGGCGGTCGCAGCACTCGCCTTCGGGCTGATCGGCACCCAGTACGGGGCTGAGGGGGTCGTCTCGATACCGTGGATCCCATCGCTTGACGTTTCGCTCGCACTGTACGTCGATGGCCTCTCGCTGTTGCTCGGGTTCGTCGTCAGCGGGATCGGTATCCTGATTTTCACCTATTCGGGCGGATACATGCACGACGAACCGGGGAAAGCGAAGTTCTACACGACGTTGCTCGTGTTCATGGGCGCGATGCTCGGGGTCGCCTTCGCCGCCGACCTCCTCGCGCTGTTCGTCTTCTGGGAACTCACGAGCGTCTCGTCGTTCATCCTGATCGGCCACTACCAGGACGATCCAGACTCCCAATACGCCGCCCGGAAGGCAATGATCATCACGGTCGCCGGCGGGCTGTTCTTGCTCATCGCCTTCCTCCTGTTGCATACCGTCTCAGCAGACGTCATGGGGACGGCGACGTTCCGGCTGGCCGGCGAGGGCTCGATGATCGAAAACGCCGGGGCGATGCGGGAGAGACTTCGGTCGGCGGGACTGTTCGTGCCAGTTCTGGCGCTGCTCGCGGTCGGTGCCGCGGCCAAATCCGCGCAGGTGCCGCTGCACATCTGGCTGCCCAACGCCATGGAGGCCCCGACACCGGTCTCGGCCTTTCTCCACTCGGCGACGATGGTCAAAGCCGGCGTGTATCTCATCGGCCGGTTCCGGCCGCTGCTTGGCTCGACCGAGTGGGAACTCCTGTTTGCCGGCCTCGGCCTGCTGACGATGACCGTCGGCGCGATGCTCGCGATCAAAGCCGACGATATCAAGGAACTGCTCGCGTATTCGACGGCCTCGCATCTCGGGCTGATCGTCGCCGGGTTCGGCATACAGTACAAATACGGTGCAGAGACAGGCGCGTTCCACATCCTGAATCACGCGCTGTTCAAGGCGGCGCTGTTCCTCGTCGCGGGGATCGTCGCCCACGAGGCCGGCAGTCGGCTGCTGTCGGAACTCGGCGGCCTCTGGCGTGACCTCCCGATCACCGCCGCCGTGGCCGTCGTGGCGGCCCTCGGCATGGCCGGCCTCCCGCCGTTCAACGGTTTCTACTCCAAGGAACTGCTGTTCGAGGCGACCTTCCACGCCGCCGAGCACGCAGGTGGGCTGTGGTGGCTACTTCCGGTCGTCGCGGTCTTCGGGAGTATCTTCACGTTCCTGTATTCGATCAAGTTCCTCTCGCTGTTCTTCGGCGACCGGCCGGACGCCCTCGAGCACGTCCACTCGCCGCCCCTGCCGATGCTCGCGCCGCCGGTCATCCTCGCCACGCTGGCGGGTGTGATCGGCCTCGGCGGTATCGGTGGGACACTCGGCATGCACTTTGATCCGCTCGAAGATTTCGTCGAACGGGTCATCGTGGCCGCCGGTGTCGAGGATCCACACTTCGGGTACTATCTTCCCACCTCACTCACGCCGGCCGCGGGCATGAGTGCGGTCACGATCGGAGTCGGCGTGGTCGCCTATCCCTACTACGATCGGCTCGCGGCCGTGGTCGATCGGCTGGCGTCGATCAAGCCGCTGTCGCCGAACTGGTACTACGACGGGCTCGTCGGCTGGCTCGATCAAACGACGGTCGTCACCGAGCGCATCCATACCGGGCGGATTCGGACGTACGCGAGCTGGCTCATGCTCGGCGTCGCCGCACTGGCGGTCGGTGGCTACGTCGCTGCCGGGATCGTCCTGCCGGCGCTGTCCTCGATCACGCTGGCTGCCCCGATCGTCATCGTGCTTGGCGTCGCCGTCGTGGCGGCACTGGCCGTGACGATCGCACCCTCACATGTCGCCGGCGTCCTGACGCTGTCGATCCTCGGGTTCATGGTCGCCATCTTCTACATCCTGGCGAACGCGCCGGATCTGGCGCTGACTCAGCTCGTCATCGAGACGCTCGTGCTCGTCCTGTTCCTGCTCGTGTTGAACAAGTTGCCGGCGTTCTACGGCGATCTGAAACGCCGCCAGATAGTCACGGACACCATCATCTCGGGGGTCGTCGGCGTGACTGTCTTCCTGACGGTGCTCGTCTCGACGGCCGCAACGCCGGGGAAGCCGATCTACACGTACTTCCTCGAACGCGGTGGGGTCCCCACAGAGCACGGCCAGTGGTTGCTCGAGTGGGGTGGCGGAAGCAACATCGTGAACGTCATCCTCGTCGACTTCCGGGCCTTCGATACGATGGGGGAAATATCCGTCGTCGCCATGGCTGCGCTCTCGATCATTACGATGATCGCGATGCGGCAACGAGGTGAGACACAATGA
- a CDS encoding MnhB domain-containing protein → MSGESTPTTTDAETAVPQVTDGDTTVIARTVVRIVVPIILLVAIALLLQGHNQPGGGFIAGVLTTTGIALVYIIYGLHYVEDNLLSGTILPRSFPLDVGDTGSESSASITKEFGEVFTIGLIIAAGGGVAAMALGYPFLTQAVVFLEHLPIYGEVEIASALVFDLGVYVVVVGGLLTILAVVGNE, encoded by the coding sequence ATGAGTGGTGAGTCGACCCCGACAACGACCGATGCGGAGACAGCAGTCCCGCAGGTGACCGACGGGGATACGACAGTCATCGCACGGACGGTCGTCCGCATCGTCGTCCCGATCATCCTGCTGGTGGCGATCGCGCTCCTGCTCCAGGGACACAACCAGCCCGGTGGTGGCTTCATCGCGGGCGTGTTGACGACGACGGGGATCGCGCTCGTGTACATCATCTACGGGTTGCATTACGTCGAGGACAACCTGTTGTCGGGGACGATACTGCCGCGGTCGTTCCCGCTGGACGTCGGTGACACTGGCTCTGAAAGTTCCGCGTCGATCACCAAGGAGTTCGGCGAGGTGTTCACGATCGGGCTGATTATTGCGGCCGGTGGCGGCGTGGCCGCGATGGCGTTGGGATATCCATTCCTCACACAGGCCGTGGTCTTCCTCGAACACCTCCCAATCTACGGCGAGGTCGAGATCGCAAGCGCGCTCGTCTTCGACCTGGGCGTCTACGTCGTGGTCGTCGGTGGCCTCCTCACGATCCTCGCGGTGGTGGGTAACGAATGA
- a CDS encoding Na+/H+ antiporter subunit D encodes MALAHVVVAPLVITLVTAILTLLTRRYGRLQRAISLLGIGGYVLAVGAIASRVFSIGVLTGASGETTTLTYQLSDWGAPFGISLVADALSAFMLVLAAIVSVAALVFSARYVTEYGQRVAYHSLFHFMLTGVTGAFLTGDIFNLFVWFEVMLMPSYVLVVFYGRSEHTRAALQYTVLNLLGSALMLVSIGGLYATTGTLNMADMSRRLTHASQYGIDPAPVLGLSAILLAVFALKAGIVPFQFWVPAAYKAAPAPISAMLAGVTKKVGVYAIVRLVFTVLGGASLDSALGLGLSGSAFSDFLGPVLFIMAVGSIFVGGLGAVSRNDLDGVLAYSSIGQVGFIVLAIALAAGTDGPIRIVSLIAVLVYSLNHAIAKSLLFLISGVIQESVGSTRFSAVGGLASRRPILAGSFFLGALAMIGIPPLTGFFGKLLVFDSAGRALEAGVPFAELALGAALLGAILTIIYMSRAWSQVFWGSQTEPVAHAYRPTTLVAIVAGFSLLVVVLGVGFDPVYRVAETAANAAMDHAGYVDAVGPEVGQ; translated from the coding sequence ATGGCGCTTGCACACGTCGTCGTGGCACCGCTCGTGATCACGCTGGTAACGGCGATTCTGACGCTGTTGACGAGACGCTACGGCAGACTCCAGCGCGCGATCAGTCTGCTGGGCATCGGTGGCTACGTTCTGGCTGTCGGGGCCATCGCCAGTCGGGTCTTTTCGATCGGCGTGCTCACCGGAGCAAGCGGGGAGACGACGACGCTGACCTATCAGCTGTCGGACTGGGGAGCGCCCTTCGGCATCTCGCTGGTGGCCGACGCACTCTCGGCGTTCATGCTCGTGCTCGCGGCGATCGTCTCGGTCGCTGCGCTGGTGTTCTCAGCACGGTACGTCACCGAGTACGGCCAGCGCGTCGCCTACCATTCGCTATTTCACTTCATGCTGACGGGTGTCACCGGAGCGTTCCTGACCGGCGACATCTTCAACCTCTTCGTGTGGTTCGAGGTCATGCTCATGCCGAGTTACGTCCTCGTCGTCTTCTACGGACGCAGCGAGCACACCCGCGCGGCGCTGCAGTACACGGTGCTCAACCTCCTGGGCAGTGCGCTCATGCTGGTGTCGATTGGCGGGCTCTACGCGACGACGGGGACACTCAACATGGCGGATATGTCACGCCGCCTCACCCACGCGAGTCAGTACGGCATCGATCCCGCGCCAGTACTGGGGTTGAGTGCGATCCTGCTCGCGGTCTTCGCGCTCAAGGCCGGCATCGTTCCGTTCCAGTTCTGGGTGCCGGCCGCCTACAAGGCCGCACCGGCTCCGATCTCGGCCATGCTCGCCGGCGTCACGAAGAAGGTCGGCGTCTACGCGATCGTTCGGCTGGTGTTTACCGTGCTGGGCGGTGCCAGCCTCGACAGCGCGCTCGGACTCGGGCTCTCGGGGTCGGCCTTCAGCGACTTCCTGGGTCCCGTCCTGTTCATCATGGCCGTCGGGAGTATCTTCGTCGGGGGGCTCGGTGCCGTCTCACGCAATGACCTCGATGGCGTCCTCGCGTATTCGAGCATCGGGCAGGTCGGGTTCATCGTCCTCGCCATCGCGCTCGCCGCGGGGACTGACGGACCAATCAGGATAGTCTCGCTGATCGCCGTGCTCGTCTACTCGCTGAACCACGCGATCGCGAAGTCGCTGCTGTTCCTGATCAGCGGGGTGATCCAGGAGAGCGTCGGCTCAACCCGGTTCAGTGCGGTGGGTGGCCTCGCCTCTCGGCGGCCGATTCTCGCCGGGTCGTTCTTCCTGGGCGCACTCGCGATGATCGGCATCCCGCCGTTGACCGGGTTCTTCGGAAAACTCCTCGTGTTCGATTCGGCTGGCCGGGCACTCGAAGCGGGCGTTCCGTTCGCCGAACTCGCACTCGGGGCCGCACTCCTCGGAGCGATCCTGACGATCATCTACATGTCCCGTGCCTGGAGTCAGGTGTTCTGGGGGAGCCAGACCGAGCCAGTCGCCCACGCCTATCGGCCGACGACGCTCGTCGCGATCGTCGCCGGGTTCTCGCTGCTGGTCGTCGTACTGGGCGTCGGGTTCGATCCGGTCTATCGAGTGGCGGAGACAGCCGCGAACGCGGCCATGGACCACGCCGGCTACGTTGATGCCGTGGGTCCGGAGGTGGGACAATGA